A window from Dama dama isolate Ldn47 chromosome 11, ASM3311817v1, whole genome shotgun sequence encodes these proteins:
- the LYG1 gene encoding lysozyme g-like protein 1 — MSVLWLLLGLLVLTGSSESSSWGCYGDIRTLHTPGASCGIGRRQGLSYCGVRASERLAEIDMPSLLRYRPVMRTVGQKYCMDPAVIAGVLSRQSHGSNVLANVDGVGDGVKVVQDPGLYAPTSWISEAQVSRVTEVLTVRIKEIQRRFPTWTPDQYLRGGLCAYTGGAGYIRSSQDLSCDFCNDVLARAKYFKRQGF, encoded by the exons ATGTCTGTGCTGTGGCTGCTTCTGGGCCTCCTTGTCCTTACAG GTTCATCGGAAAGCAGCAGTTGGGGATGCTATGGAGACATCCGGACCCTCCACACCCCTGGGGCATCTTGTGGCATCGGAAGGCGTCAAGGCCTGAGCTACTGCG GAGTTCGTGCTTCTGAAAGGCTGGCTGAAATAGACATGCCGTCCCTCCTGAGATATCGGCCTGTCATGCGTACTGTTGGCCAGAAGTACTGCATGGACCCTGCTGTGATCGCTGGTGTCTTGTCCAGGCAGTCTCATGGCAGCAACGTCCTGGCCAATGTGGACGGTGTGGGTGATGGAGTCAAGGTGGTACAG GACCCTGGTCTTTATGCTCCCACATCCTGGATCAGTGAGGCCCAGGTTTCCCGAGTGACTGAAGTCCTGACTGTGAGAATCAAAGAAATCCAGAGGAGGTTCCCAACCTGGACCCCTGACCAGTACTTGAGAG GTGGACTCTGTGCCTACACGGGAGGTGCTGGCTACATCCGAAGCAGCCAGGACCTGAGCTGTGACTTCTGCAACGATGTCCTTGCACGAGCCAAGTACTTCAAGAGACAAGGCTTCTAA